A portion of the Lolium rigidum isolate FL_2022 chromosome 1, APGP_CSIRO_Lrig_0.1, whole genome shotgun sequence genome contains these proteins:
- the LOC124683377 gene encoding vacuolar fusion protein CCZ1 homolog isoform X1, with translation MGLSSAAAIEGAQLCVFDLRRGQQEGQELDKILFFHPADCPILLQLSVIGLCEGIITFTRIFSPEDDCEVIESDRHSHVFYQAEPDIWMVLVVEKTKDSESTLRFGALQGILKESHSLFTMFHGPIRALLDRQPSAELARGHLHTFVTDYLSDFIVGKKLQLPTYRDSLTERGTVQMLTVSREVALEVQSLTAVLGSCLGNVICQSIVLFEDLLVSTTLPPDDTLNLYTYAILRLTPRALYSNANSWSYLRKGAYANAGPASSSSNGAAAAERYHSRSRDTSPGGQNQMHHNFRPLQREKLSKGKDGFVAADFATTEVRAAVPLTPILWFQQAEERMYLCVYQHKNLTILLLIPASSVINGEEGIAHVKKHLLENASQNIVTVEQKLTRGWGGENAYHVAGYRYLLVDPGRKVSRASPPGKVTTLSKDSLLALNRLREEIDLEKSRAKRSDPTHDKDYEVCIRAKNNAWVIAKITRGRELYMALEKGGETLLYASTAVEKFSNRYCEGAFSTD, from the exons ATGGGGCTGTCCTCGGCCGCCGCGATCGAAGGGGCGCAGCTGTGCGTCTTCGACCTCCGGAGGGGGCAGCAGGAGGGGCAGGAGCTCGACAAGATCCTCTTCTTCCACCCCGCCGACTGCCCCATCCTGCTCCAGCTCTCCGTCATCGGCCTCTGCGAAGGGATCATCACTTTCACAAG AATATTTTCTCCAGAGGATGACTGTGAGGTGATAGAATCGGATAGACACTCCCACGTGTTTTACCAAGCTGAGCCAGATATTTGGATGGTTCTG GTGGTAGAGAAAACTAAGGACAGTGAATCAACTTTACGTTTCGGTGCATTGCAAGGAATACTTAAAGAATCACACTCACTTTTCACAATGTTTCATGGACCAATCCGAGCTTTACTTGACAGACAACCAAGTGCTGAACTTGCCCGCGGTCACCTCCACACATTTGTTACAGATTATTTAAgcg ATTTTATTGTTGGCAAAAAGCTACAATTGCCTACCTACCGTGATAGCCTAACGGAGCGGGGAACAGTCCAAATGTTAACAGTCTCACGAGAAGTGGCACTTGAAGTTCAG TCACTCACCGCAGTTCTTGGGTCATGTCTTGGAAACGTAATCTGCCAATCAATTGTATTGTTTGAGGACCTCTTGGTGTCTACAACACTTCCCCCG GATGATACATTAAACCTATACACTTATGCTATCCTGAGGTTGACTCCTCGTGCTTTATACTCTAATGCAAATTCGTGGTCCTATCTGCGGAAAGGGGCTTATGCTAATGCTGGCCCCGCTTCAAGTTCGTCAAATGGAGCAGCTGCAGCAGAAAGGTATCATAGTCGATCTCGTGACACTTCTCCTGGTGGACAAAATCAGATGCATCATAATTTCAGGCCTCTCCAGCGTGAGAaattgtccaaggggaaggatggTTTTGTTGCTGCTGACTTTGCAACTACAGAAGTTCGTGCTGCTGTACCATTGACTCCGATATTGTGGTTCCAGCAGGCAGAGGAGCGCATGTATCTTTGCGTTTATCAGCACAAGAACCTTACTATCTTACTGCTGATTCCAGCTTCCTCTGTAataaatggagaagagggcatTGCTCATGTCAAGAAGCATCTTCTGGAAAAT GCATCACAGAACATTGTCACTGTTGAACAAAAACTAACACGGGGATGGGGAGGAGAAAATGCCTATCATGTCGCTGGATATCGTTACCTACTTGTTGATCCAGGCAGAAAAGTATCAAGAGCCTCCCCGCCTGGGAAAGTCACCACCTTGTCAAAG GATTCTCTTCTTGCCCTGAATAGGCTAAGAGAAGAAATAGATTTAGAGAAGTCAAGAGCTAAGAGGAGTGACCCTACCCATGACAAGGATTATGAAGTATGCATCAGAGCGAAAAATAATGCATGGGTTATTGCTAAAATTACCCGAGGAAGAGAACTCTACATGGCTTTAGAGAAGGGCGGTGAAACACTTCTTTATGCATCTACAGCTGTTGAGAAATTTAGCAACAG
- the LOC124683377 gene encoding vacuolar fusion protein CCZ1 homolog isoform X2: MGLSSAAAIEGAQLCVFDLRRGQQEGQELDKILFFHPADCPILLQLSVIGLCEGIITFTRIFSPEDDCEVIESDRHSHVFYQAEPDIWMVLVVEKTKDSESTLRFGALQGILKESHSLFTMFHGPIRALLDRQPSAELARGHLHTFVTDYLSDFIVGKKLQLPTYRDSLTERGTVQMLTVSREVALEVQSLTAVLGSCLGNVICQSIVLFEDLLVSTTLPPDDTLNLYTYAILRLTPRALYSNANSWSYLRKGAYANAGPASSSSNGAAAAERPLQREKLSKGKDGFVAADFATTEVRAAVPLTPILWFQQAEERMYLCVYQHKNLTILLLIPASSVINGEEGIAHVKKHLLENASQNIVTVEQKLTRGWGGENAYHVAGYRYLLVDPGRKVSRASPPGKVTTLSKDSLLALNRLREEIDLEKSRAKRSDPTHDKDYEVCIRAKNNAWVIAKITRGRELYMALEKGGETLLYASTAVEKFSNRYCEGAFSTD, encoded by the exons ATGGGGCTGTCCTCGGCCGCCGCGATCGAAGGGGCGCAGCTGTGCGTCTTCGACCTCCGGAGGGGGCAGCAGGAGGGGCAGGAGCTCGACAAGATCCTCTTCTTCCACCCCGCCGACTGCCCCATCCTGCTCCAGCTCTCCGTCATCGGCCTCTGCGAAGGGATCATCACTTTCACAAG AATATTTTCTCCAGAGGATGACTGTGAGGTGATAGAATCGGATAGACACTCCCACGTGTTTTACCAAGCTGAGCCAGATATTTGGATGGTTCTG GTGGTAGAGAAAACTAAGGACAGTGAATCAACTTTACGTTTCGGTGCATTGCAAGGAATACTTAAAGAATCACACTCACTTTTCACAATGTTTCATGGACCAATCCGAGCTTTACTTGACAGACAACCAAGTGCTGAACTTGCCCGCGGTCACCTCCACACATTTGTTACAGATTATTTAAgcg ATTTTATTGTTGGCAAAAAGCTACAATTGCCTACCTACCGTGATAGCCTAACGGAGCGGGGAACAGTCCAAATGTTAACAGTCTCACGAGAAGTGGCACTTGAAGTTCAG TCACTCACCGCAGTTCTTGGGTCATGTCTTGGAAACGTAATCTGCCAATCAATTGTATTGTTTGAGGACCTCTTGGTGTCTACAACACTTCCCCCG GATGATACATTAAACCTATACACTTATGCTATCCTGAGGTTGACTCCTCGTGCTTTATACTCTAATGCAAATTCGTGGTCCTATCTGCGGAAAGGGGCTTATGCTAATGCTGGCCCCGCTTCAAGTTCGTCAAATGGAGCAGCTGCAGCAGAAAG GCCTCTCCAGCGTGAGAaattgtccaaggggaaggatggTTTTGTTGCTGCTGACTTTGCAACTACAGAAGTTCGTGCTGCTGTACCATTGACTCCGATATTGTGGTTCCAGCAGGCAGAGGAGCGCATGTATCTTTGCGTTTATCAGCACAAGAACCTTACTATCTTACTGCTGATTCCAGCTTCCTCTGTAataaatggagaagagggcatTGCTCATGTCAAGAAGCATCTTCTGGAAAAT GCATCACAGAACATTGTCACTGTTGAACAAAAACTAACACGGGGATGGGGAGGAGAAAATGCCTATCATGTCGCTGGATATCGTTACCTACTTGTTGATCCAGGCAGAAAAGTATCAAGAGCCTCCCCGCCTGGGAAAGTCACCACCTTGTCAAAG GATTCTCTTCTTGCCCTGAATAGGCTAAGAGAAGAAATAGATTTAGAGAAGTCAAGAGCTAAGAGGAGTGACCCTACCCATGACAAGGATTATGAAGTATGCATCAGAGCGAAAAATAATGCATGGGTTATTGCTAAAATTACCCGAGGAAGAGAACTCTACATGGCTTTAGAGAAGGGCGGTGAAACACTTCTTTATGCATCTACAGCTGTTGAGAAATTTAGCAACAG